In Chryseobacterium shigense, the following proteins share a genomic window:
- a CDS encoding DNA gyrase/topoisomerase IV subunit A — translation MTTEENSHEGESLKKVSGLYKDWFLDYASYVILDRAIPSVYDGLKPVQRRIMHSMRELEDGRYNKVANIVGNTMKYHPHGDASITDAMVQIGQKELLIDTQGNWGNIYTGDSAAAARYIEARLTPFALEVVFNPKTTEWAKSYDGRNNEPIDLPVKFPLLLAQGVEGIGVGLSTKILPHNFNELINASVAYLKGKKFELFPDFLTAGYLDVSEYNDGHRGGKVRARAKITQTDKHTLVISELPFSKTTSDLIDSVLKANEKGKIKIKKIEDNTSDTVEILIHLHNDVSPDKTIDALYAFTDCQVTISPNACVIVGDKPMFMNVSDILKMNTDHTVSLLKKELEIELHELQESWHFSSLERIFIENRIYHDIEEVKTWEDVIKTIDAGLKPHTKHLLRAVTEEDILKLTEIRIKRISRFDLDKFKENIASLEGKIEQVKHNLANLVAYAIEYYLNIQKKYGKDRQRKTELRIFDTIDATKVAVANEKFYANFEEGFIGTSLKKDQYLFDCSDIDDIIIFRKDGTMKVVKVDAKTFVGKDILHVAIWKKNDKRTVYNMIYREGRDGPYYMKRFSVTAVTRNTDYPLASDKKGSETLYFSANPNGEAETVTVLLKPNPRIRKNKMEIDFSDLAIKGRDSKGNLVTKYSVKKVDMKEEGVSTLAPRKIWFDDTVRRLNADARGTLLGSFKGDDRILTINTNGEVKLVSFDLGNRFDDEYLILEKWKPQQPVTCIYYDGEKDMYFIKRFLLENTANVQTFMPSEHSKSFIENIIVSDGASAEIIFAKDKGKERDPETIQIDEFITVKGIKAIGNQFTKFKVKTINITIPEPVEEEPEVYEEPETGDGIVDDDRTVIGDLFETGEPEN, via the coding sequence ATGACGACAGAAGAAAACTCGCACGAAGGTGAGAGCTTGAAAAAAGTCTCCGGACTTTATAAAGACTGGTTTCTGGATTATGCTTCCTACGTAATTCTGGATAGGGCGATCCCCTCCGTTTATGATGGGCTTAAGCCCGTTCAGAGAAGGATCATGCACTCTATGCGGGAGCTGGAAGACGGCCGTTACAATAAAGTAGCCAATATCGTAGGAAATACCATGAAGTATCATCCCCACGGAGATGCTTCCATTACAGATGCTATGGTACAGATTGGCCAGAAAGAACTCCTGATAGATACCCAGGGAAACTGGGGGAATATCTACACCGGGGATTCTGCTGCCGCGGCAAGATATATTGAAGCCAGGCTGACACCTTTTGCACTGGAAGTAGTCTTTAATCCCAAAACAACCGAATGGGCCAAATCCTATGACGGAAGAAACAATGAACCTATTGACCTTCCGGTAAAATTCCCGCTGCTGCTTGCACAGGGAGTAGAAGGAATCGGGGTTGGACTTTCTACGAAAATTCTTCCCCATAATTTCAATGAGCTCATCAACGCTTCTGTTGCCTATCTTAAAGGAAAGAAATTCGAACTGTTTCCGGATTTTCTGACAGCCGGTTACCTTGATGTTTCCGAATACAATGACGGTCACAGAGGAGGAAAAGTACGTGCCCGGGCTAAAATTACCCAAACCGACAAACATACATTGGTAATCTCCGAGCTTCCTTTCTCAAAAACCACAAGCGACCTGATTGACTCAGTCCTGAAGGCGAACGAAAAAGGAAAAATCAAGATCAAAAAGATTGAAGATAATACATCGGATACCGTAGAGATCCTTATTCATCTCCATAATGACGTATCGCCGGACAAAACCATTGATGCACTCTATGCGTTTACAGACTGCCAGGTAACCATTTCTCCGAATGCATGTGTTATTGTTGGTGATAAACCCATGTTCATGAATGTTTCCGATATTCTGAAAATGAATACGGACCATACCGTTTCACTGCTTAAAAAAGAGCTGGAAATTGAGCTTCATGAACTTCAGGAAAGCTGGCATTTCTCCTCACTGGAAAGAATCTTTATAGAAAACAGGATCTATCATGATATTGAAGAAGTAAAAACCTGGGAAGATGTTATTAAAACCATTGATGCAGGATTAAAGCCCCATACCAAACATCTTTTAAGAGCGGTAACGGAGGAAGATATCTTAAAACTTACCGAAATCAGGATCAAGAGAATTTCAAGATTCGATTTAGATAAATTCAAAGAAAATATTGCTTCCCTTGAAGGTAAAATAGAGCAGGTAAAACACAATCTTGCCAATCTGGTAGCCTATGCCATTGAGTATTATTTAAATATTCAGAAGAAATACGGAAAAGACAGACAGAGAAAAACAGAACTGAGAATCTTTGATACCATTGATGCTACAAAAGTGGCTGTAGCCAACGAAAAATTCTATGCCAATTTCGAGGAAGGATTTATCGGAACATCACTGAAAAAAGATCAGTACCTGTTCGACTGTTCGGATATAGATGATATCATCATCTTCAGAAAAGACGGAACGATGAAGGTGGTTAAGGTAGATGCCAAAACATTTGTAGGAAAAGACATTCTGCACGTTGCCATCTGGAAGAAGAATGATAAAAGAACCGTCTACAACATGATCTACCGGGAAGGAAGAGACGGGCCTTATTACATGAAACGTTTTTCCGTAACTGCCGTAACAAGAAATACAGACTATCCGTTAGCTTCCGATAAAAAAGGTTCGGAAACATTATATTTCTCCGCCAATCCTAATGGAGAAGCAGAAACGGTAACTGTACTTTTAAAACCAAACCCGAGGATCAGGAAAAATAAAATGGAAATAGATTTCTCCGATCTGGCTATCAAAGGAAGAGATTCCAAAGGAAATCTGGTGACCAAATATTCCGTGAAAAAGGTAGACATGAAAGAAGAAGGAGTTTCCACTTTGGCCCCAAGAAAAATATGGTTTGATGATACGGTAAGAAGACTGAATGCAGATGCCAGAGGAACCCTTTTGGGAAGTTTTAAAGGAGATGACAGAATTCTGACCATCAATACAAACGGTGAAGTGAAGCTTGTTTCTTTTGATCTGGGGAACCGTTTCGATGATGAATACCTGATTCTGGAAAAATGGAAACCACAGCAGCCGGTAACCTGCATTTACTACGACGGAGAAAAAGATATGTATTTTATTAAGAGATTCCTGCTGGAAAATACAGCAAATGTGCAGACATTCATGCCTTCGGAACACTCCAAATCATTTATCGAAAACATCATTGTATCAGATGGTGCTTCTGCGGAGATCATCTTCGCTAAAGACAAAGGAAAAGAACGCGATCCTGAAACCATTCAGATAGACGAATTCATTACCGTGAAAGGAATAAAAGCAATTGGAAACCAGTTTACGAAATTTAAAGTAAAAACAATCAATATTACCATCCCTGAACCTGTGGAAGAAGAACCGGAAGTATATGAAGAGCCGGAAACAGGTGACGGTATTGTGGATGACGACAGAACCGTAATAGGAGATTTATTTGAAACAGGAGAACCTGAAAACTAA
- a CDS encoding NAD-dependent epimerase/dehydratase family protein → MKKVFVTGATGLLGTNTIIKLLPYDYSVIALVRKKSSWVGEESENLRLIEGDLFSDISEHLQDVAAVIHIAAETGQNLLNYKYYKKTNYDAAVHLFSQAATAGVKKFLFVSTANTLGYGNSYGLGNELTPQLYPFTHSYYAQSKLEAENYLLQQSGETKVVIVNPTFMIGAYDRKPDSGKIIFWAWKKKIVFYPEGGKNFVHAEDVAEGIIKAVEHGRSGEKYLLANENLTYKEFFRKVNTITGQNPVMIPIPKPGLIILGLIGDGLRKLKIKTNLSSVNMKALRINNFYSNRKSVDELGIEYQPIDKAVEDAVRFFENKNKNNRLK, encoded by the coding sequence ATGAAAAAAGTTTTCGTAACCGGAGCCACAGGGCTTCTGGGTACCAATACCATCATTAAATTATTACCATATGATTATTCTGTTATTGCTCTGGTGCGTAAGAAAAGTAGCTGGGTGGGTGAAGAAAGCGAAAATCTCAGACTTATAGAAGGTGATTTGTTCTCAGATATCTCAGAACATTTGCAGGATGTGGCTGCTGTTATTCATATTGCTGCGGAAACCGGGCAGAATCTGCTGAATTATAAATATTATAAAAAAACGAATTATGATGCTGCAGTTCATCTCTTTTCGCAAGCGGCTACCGCTGGGGTTAAGAAATTCCTGTTTGTGAGTACAGCCAATACTTTAGGATACGGAAACTCTTACGGTCTGGGAAACGAGCTGACTCCACAGCTTTATCCTTTTACTCATTCCTATTACGCACAGAGCAAACTGGAAGCGGAGAATTACCTTCTTCAGCAAAGCGGGGAGACAAAGGTGGTTATTGTGAATCCCACCTTTATGATCGGAGCGTACGATCGCAAGCCGGATTCAGGAAAAATTATCTTCTGGGCCTGGAAAAAGAAAATTGTATTCTATCCGGAAGGTGGGAAAAATTTCGTTCATGCAGAAGATGTAGCTGAAGGAATTATAAAGGCTGTTGAGCACGGGAGAAGCGGGGAAAAATATCTTTTGGCCAATGAAAATCTTACTTATAAAGAGTTTTTCAGGAAAGTAAATACCATAACAGGACAGAATCCTGTAATGATCCCCATTCCAAAGCCAGGCTTGATTATATTGGGATTAATTGGAGATGGCTTGAGAAAACTTAAAATAAAGACCAATCTCAGCTCTGTTAATATGAAAGCGTTGAGAATCAACAATTTTTATTCAAACCGGAAATCTGTAGATGAATTGGGGATTGAATATCAGCCCATTGATAAAGCAGTTGAAGATGCAGTCCGTTTTTTTGAAAACAAGAATAAAAATAACAGGTTGAAATAG
- a CDS encoding DNA topoisomerase IV subunit B yields MSQEINPIYSEDNIRTLDWQEHIRLRPGMYIGKLGDGSSADDGIYILLKEILDNSIDEFRMKAGKRIEIKLDDGKVTIRDFGRGIPLGKVVDAVSKMNTGGKYDSKAFKKSVGLNGVGTKAVNALSEFFRVRSFREGKLKMAEFSRGLITENYDEKDTSDRNGTEISFIPDGEIFLHFKYRKEYIEKMLRNYAYLNPGLKILFNGETYYSENGLKDLLEEEMENEILYSIVHLKDTDIELAITHSDKSQTETYFSFVNGQNTTQGGTHLNAFREAYVKTIREFFNKNFDASDIRKSIIAAISINVEEPVFESQTKTKLGSNDMGPNGPTVRTFIIDFLKSKLDNFLHKNPEIAEAIQRKILISERERKELSGIQKLARERAKKVSLHNKKLRDCRQHYNDQKNERKGETQIFITEGDSASGSITKSRDVETQAVFSLKGKPLNCYGLTKKVVYENEEFNLLQAALNIEESLEDLRYNQVIISTDADVDGMHIRLLMITFFLQFFPDLIKNGHLYILQTPLFRVRNKKETRYCYTEAERIKALNELGKNPEITRFKGLGEISPDEFKHFIGKDIRLEPVVVGKDQTIDQLLEFYMGKNTPDRQVFILENLVVEDPDIDKKEILDEVAD; encoded by the coding sequence ATGTCACAAGAAATAAATCCAATCTACTCTGAAGATAATATCAGAACCCTCGATTGGCAGGAACACATCCGTTTGCGCCCCGGAATGTATATCGGGAAGCTGGGAGACGGCTCTTCTGCGGACGACGGTATTTACATTCTGCTGAAAGAAATTCTGGACAACTCCATCGATGAGTTCAGAATGAAAGCAGGAAAAAGAATTGAAATAAAACTGGACGACGGTAAAGTTACCATTCGTGATTTTGGCCGTGGAATTCCGCTGGGAAAAGTTGTAGATGCTGTTTCCAAAATGAATACAGGAGGTAAATACGACAGTAAAGCCTTCAAAAAATCTGTCGGATTAAACGGGGTAGGTACAAAAGCCGTTAATGCGCTTTCAGAATTCTTCCGTGTAAGATCCTTCCGTGAAGGAAAACTGAAGATGGCAGAATTTTCCAGAGGACTCATCACAGAAAATTATGACGAAAAAGATACTTCAGACCGCAACGGTACTGAAATTTCCTTCATTCCTGATGGTGAGATTTTCCTTCATTTCAAATACAGGAAAGAATACATAGAAAAAATGCTGCGCAACTATGCGTACCTTAACCCGGGACTGAAAATTCTTTTCAATGGCGAAACCTATTATTCTGAAAACGGCCTTAAAGACCTTTTGGAAGAAGAAATGGAAAACGAAATCCTATATTCCATCGTTCACCTGAAAGATACGGATATAGAACTGGCAATCACCCATTCAGACAAGTCGCAGACTGAAACTTATTTTTCCTTCGTAAACGGACAGAATACCACACAGGGTGGAACACACCTTAACGCTTTCCGCGAAGCCTATGTAAAAACGATCCGGGAATTTTTCAATAAAAATTTTGATGCTTCAGACATCAGAAAATCAATTATTGCAGCCATTTCCATCAACGTTGAGGAACCTGTATTCGAATCCCAGACCAAAACAAAACTGGGATCCAACGATATGGGACCAAACGGGCCAACAGTAAGGACTTTTATAATTGATTTCCTAAAAAGCAAACTCGATAATTTCCTTCATAAAAACCCTGAAATTGCCGAAGCAATCCAGAGAAAGATTCTCATCTCCGAAAGAGAAAGAAAAGAACTCTCCGGAATCCAGAAGCTGGCAAGAGAAAGAGCAAAAAAAGTATCTCTTCACAATAAAAAACTTCGTGACTGCAGGCAGCATTACAACGACCAGAAAAATGAAAGAAAAGGGGAGACCCAGATCTTCATTACCGAGGGAGATTCCGCATCCGGGTCTATTACCAAATCAAGAGACGTGGAAACCCAGGCCGTATTCTCATTAAAAGGAAAACCTTTAAACTGCTACGGGCTTACCAAAAAAGTAGTATACGAAAATGAAGAATTCAACCTTCTTCAGGCTGCACTGAATATTGAAGAAAGCCTGGAAGATTTACGATACAACCAGGTGATTATTTCTACCGATGCCGATGTGGATGGTATGCACATCCGTCTGCTGATGATTACATTCTTCCTTCAGTTTTTCCCTGACCTGATTAAGAATGGGCATCTTTATATTCTTCAGACCCCATTATTCAGAGTAAGAAATAAAAAAGAAACCAGGTACTGCTATACCGAAGCAGAGAGGATAAAAGCGCTGAATGAACTTGGTAAAAATCCGGAAATTACCCGATTCAAAGGACTTGGAGAGATTTCCCCGGATGAATTCAAGCATTTCATCGGAAAAGACATCCGTCTCGAACCCGTAGTGGTAGGAAAAGACCAGACCATAGACCAGCTGCTGGAATTCTATATGGGTAAAAATACACCGGACAGGCAGGTGTTTATCCTTGAGAACCTTGTAGTGGAAGATCCCGATATTGATAAAAAAGAAATTTTGGATGAAGTAGCAGACTAA
- a CDS encoding helix-turn-helix domain-containing protein — MNTSELNRFIVVLIYGSLVLLSVLKLSNPLRVNRKANFWFGMFLFLWSSFWLDEILTLVNDTPIEIHSIISVQMIQFLTPVMFYFSVLFYTNPSFKFKISDLKYLILPVIFWINILLQRFGGFEDNSIFNYIFIGLILFQALFYTGLSYFTIRKHKKRIQQFSANTEGINLNWLEYITVIIFIINIIYVVYNLSYDSKALNFFINGVFLLVIYFVGYYSLKQKEIYPLEEKQREELIAIDEEPEMEEVKKKLISDEELARIKNQLEEVMYKQKPYLDSELNLIRLSELLSVSTHHLSYVINTGFKKNFFQYVNEYRVEYAKRLLKDSQSKLSILGIAYESGFNSKTSFNTTFKKFTGQTPSEYKNSSGL; from the coding sequence ATGAACACATCAGAATTAAACCGTTTCATCGTTGTATTAATCTATGGTTCATTGGTTTTGCTTTCTGTACTGAAACTTTCCAATCCGTTACGGGTGAACAGGAAAGCCAACTTCTGGTTCGGAATGTTTCTTTTTTTATGGTCGAGCTTCTGGCTGGATGAAATTCTTACGCTGGTAAACGATACGCCGATAGAGATTCATTCCATCATTTCAGTTCAGATGATACAGTTTCTGACTCCGGTTATGTTCTATTTCAGTGTATTATTTTACACCAATCCTTCATTTAAATTTAAAATTTCAGACCTGAAATACCTGATCCTTCCCGTTATCTTCTGGATCAATATTTTACTACAGCGTTTTGGAGGGTTTGAGGATAACAGTATTTTTAATTATATTTTTATTGGATTAATTCTTTTTCAGGCTTTATTCTACACCGGACTTTCATATTTCACCATTCGAAAACATAAAAAAAGGATTCAGCAGTTTTCTGCCAATACGGAAGGGATCAATCTCAACTGGCTGGAATATATCACGGTTATCATCTTTATTATAAATATCATCTATGTAGTTTATAATTTATCCTATGATTCCAAAGCATTGAATTTTTTCATCAACGGAGTTTTCTTACTGGTTATTTATTTTGTTGGATATTATTCCTTAAAGCAGAAAGAAATTTATCCGTTGGAAGAAAAGCAGCGTGAAGAACTGATTGCTATTGATGAAGAACCGGAAATGGAAGAAGTGAAGAAAAAACTGATCTCCGATGAAGAATTAGCCAGGATTAAAAATCAGCTGGAAGAAGTTATGTACAAACAGAAGCCCTATCTCGACAGTGAGCTTAACCTGATCCGTCTTTCCGAGCTTTTGTCGGTTTCCACCCATCATTTGTCTTATGTCATTAATACCGGCTTTAAAAAGAACTTTTTCCAGTATGTGAATGAATACAGGGTTGAGTATGCTAAAAGACTTCTCAAAGATTCTCAGAGCAAACTGTCAATTTTGGGAATTGCTTATGAATCAGGATTCAATTCCAAGACTTCCTTCAATACTACCTTTAAAAAATTTACCGGGCAGACTCCTTCTGAGTATAAAAACAGTTCGGGTTTATAA
- a CDS encoding rhomboid family intramembrane serine protease, which yields MNILILFIIITAIISFVAFNNPGITEKYKFSVGPILHRKEYIRLLSSGFLHADIMHLVFNMLTLYFFGPIVIQAFGNIGFAIVYLGSILLGNFLSLYIYQKQPWYSAVGASGGVSGVLFASIAMIPDIGIYIFFIPIPVPGYLFGLLYFGYSVYMMLNPRQHDNIGHAAHLGGAFFGLVYAVAVAPDTAMHNALYLGIMSLPLIYLGYEIFVRKRIG from the coding sequence ATGAATATTCTCATCTTATTTATTATCATCACAGCAATTATCAGTTTTGTTGCATTTAACAATCCTGGTATTACTGAAAAGTATAAATTCAGTGTAGGGCCTATCCTGCACAGAAAAGAATATATCCGTCTGCTTTCATCAGGGTTTCTGCATGCCGACATCATGCACCTTGTGTTTAATATGCTGACGTTGTATTTCTTTGGGCCTATTGTTATTCAGGCTTTTGGGAACATAGGTTTTGCAATTGTATATCTGGGCTCCATATTGCTTGGGAATTTTCTCTCGCTTTATATTTACCAGAAACAGCCCTGGTATTCTGCAGTAGGAGCGAGTGGAGGTGTTTCAGGGGTATTATTTGCGTCCATAGCAATGATTCCCGATATTGGAATTTACATTTTCTTTATTCCCATTCCGGTTCCGGGATATCTTTTCGGGCTGCTGTACTTTGGATATTCAGTTTATATGATGCTGAATCCGAGACAGCACGATAATATCGGGCACGCTGCCCATCTTGGAGGCGCTTTTTTCGGATTGGTTTATGCGGTGGCTGTAGCTCCGGATACTGCAATGCATAACGCTCTGTATCTGGGAATCATGTCACTTCCCCTGATCTATCTGGGCTACGAAATTTTCGTCAGGAAGAGAATAGGATAA
- a CDS encoding histidine kinase, with amino-acid sequence MVNYNEEDGLNSSYTYHLRQDKNGFIWIGSDNGLFRFDGKEFKRYGKEEGLKNIDIISCEPLPNGDVFILPFLNDFAYLKNGRVINLNINDYLKNQFSSSIPKITRDGNRLYLYGNGNPKNIFTYENGKVKKIPIRLDYRKREFLTIKYDSRTQNLYLKHPEKNEILAYNLASHKEKEIKADRGNIICEKDNFFVLEKKGQIDVYKLVDPLQIKKIFSYHTEDKIFYGNIDKNNKLWLNLWNGGVLYFNQSLSENKKFLAPPVRILSSHVINNVLVDRDDNVWFNSRNSGVFFITKALFTNHINLSVKNNSEFIKAIAKDDKTIILGYNNSYGAIIYKNGKIQDITLDKDNKDENKSIYINNNTAIFGLSTKIVIHDIAKNKNTKLDCALKNIVPYTRDSVFFCTSGNLLLYGLKNRNLTSILDERIYTVFPCTKEDLLIGNFSDLYKFNIKTKKRTLFLKGYYFTDIKKLRDHIYLGATNLNGIIIFNDKGVLKKIEKKDGLTNEQIKKITVENTNTFWASTNSGISRIELMKNNIRINNFTQTDGLPSNAVADCVTRNDTIFIGTSKGLGIFPIKKLMAQEKSIRKKVIINCVTIKNHEYYNLNEKLTGYTDNSITFNLSFLDYASQGKISYKYRIEGLNDSWQVSNSPKIIFNSIPPGNYVFRVYGLGYNGKQSYASTDLPFEIQPKFWQTWWFKLLVAAVITVVLSVTISSYLQKKRNKKMEKFYHEKKIAELELQAIKAQINPHFIYNCLNSIKYLLFKEDYEETENYLDTFSQLIRKTLYYSEQAFMPIRDETEYLSLYMDMEKLRQNELFDYEIHISEKVNKSWVIPSLLIQPFVENAIKHGISGLKNRKGFIKISFDHTDATLCITIEDNGDGIKTKNESFAENNSFGLKLSQKRIETFKQLFETNIILEIINLSEKYERHGTQIKLYITPYENQNTNLHH; translated from the coding sequence ATGGTTAATTATAATGAGGAAGATGGGCTGAACAGTTCCTATACTTATCATTTAAGACAGGATAAAAACGGTTTTATCTGGATAGGCAGCGACAATGGATTATTCAGGTTTGACGGAAAGGAATTTAAACGGTATGGAAAGGAGGAAGGATTAAAAAACATTGATATTATTTCCTGTGAGCCCCTACCCAACGGTGATGTTTTCATCCTCCCCTTTCTGAATGATTTTGCTTACCTGAAAAACGGGCGGGTTATCAATTTAAATATCAATGATTATCTGAAAAATCAGTTTTCAAGCTCGATTCCAAAAATCACACGCGATGGAAACAGACTTTATTTATACGGTAACGGTAATCCGAAGAATATTTTCACTTATGAAAACGGCAAAGTAAAAAAAATTCCAATCCGTCTGGATTATAGGAAAAGAGAGTTTTTAACAATAAAATATGATTCCCGTACGCAGAACCTGTATCTGAAACATCCTGAAAAAAATGAAATTTTAGCTTACAACCTTGCCAGCCATAAAGAAAAAGAAATAAAAGCAGACCGGGGAAATATTATCTGCGAAAAAGATAATTTCTTTGTATTGGAGAAAAAAGGGCAAATTGATGTATATAAACTTGTTGATCCTTTACAGATAAAAAAAATATTTTCCTACCATACGGAAGATAAGATTTTTTATGGAAACATTGATAAGAACAATAAACTGTGGCTTAATCTCTGGAATGGCGGTGTTTTATATTTTAACCAGTCACTGTCTGAAAACAAAAAATTTCTTGCTCCGCCTGTAAGGATTCTAAGCAGCCATGTTATTAACAATGTCCTGGTAGACAGAGATGATAATGTATGGTTTAATTCCAGGAACAGCGGTGTTTTTTTCATCACCAAAGCGCTTTTTACGAATCATATCAATTTATCGGTAAAAAACAATTCTGAATTTATCAAAGCTATCGCAAAAGATGACAAGACTATTATTTTAGGCTATAACAATTCATATGGGGCCATTATTTATAAGAATGGTAAAATACAGGATATTACGCTTGACAAGGATAATAAGGACGAAAACAAGTCGATCTATATCAATAATAACACTGCTATTTTCGGGCTTTCCACTAAAATTGTCATTCATGACATTGCTAAAAATAAAAACACAAAGCTGGATTGTGCATTAAAAAATATTGTTCCTTACACCCGGGATTCTGTTTTTTTCTGTACATCCGGCAATCTGCTGCTATACGGTTTAAAAAACAGGAACCTTACCAGCATTCTCGATGAGCGGATATATACGGTATTTCCCTGTACTAAAGAGGATTTACTTATCGGCAATTTCAGTGATCTGTATAAATTCAATATCAAAACGAAAAAGAGAACTTTATTTTTAAAGGGATATTATTTCACTGATATTAAAAAGTTAAGAGATCATATTTATCTGGGGGCAACAAACCTCAACGGAATCATTATTTTCAACGATAAGGGTGTTTTAAAAAAAATTGAAAAAAAAGATGGCTTAACCAACGAGCAGATAAAAAAAATAACGGTAGAAAATACAAATACCTTTTGGGCAAGCACCAATTCCGGAATTTCCAGAATTGAATTAATGAAAAACAATATACGGATCAACAATTTTACCCAGACGGACGGGCTACCGTCCAATGCTGTTGCGGACTGTGTAACAAGAAATGACACTATTTTCATCGGAACTTCCAAGGGACTGGGAATATTTCCCATAAAAAAGCTGATGGCCCAGGAAAAATCGATCCGTAAAAAGGTGATCATCAATTGTGTAACCATTAAAAACCATGAATATTATAACCTAAATGAAAAACTAACGGGCTATACGGATAATTCCATCACCTTTAACCTCAGCTTCCTGGATTATGCATCTCAGGGAAAAATAAGTTATAAATACAGGATTGAAGGCCTCAATGATTCGTGGCAGGTGAGTAATTCCCCGAAAATCATATTCAACTCTATTCCTCCCGGAAATTATGTTTTCCGGGTTTATGGCTTAGGTTATAACGGGAAGCAGTCTTATGCCTCTACGGATCTGCCTTTTGAAATTCAGCCAAAATTCTGGCAAACCTGGTGGTTTAAGCTGTTAGTGGCAGCAGTTATTACCGTGGTTCTGTCTGTTACAATCAGTTCCTATCTGCAGAAAAAACGCAATAAAAAAATGGAGAAATTCTATCATGAAAAAAAGATTGCGGAACTGGAACTTCAAGCCATCAAGGCACAAATTAACCCTCATTTTATTTATAACTGCCTTAATTCTATTAAATATCTGCTGTTCAAAGAGGATTATGAGGAAACTGAAAATTATCTGGATACATTCTCTCAGCTGATCAGAAAAACACTTTACTATTCGGAACAGGCTTTCATGCCTATAAGGGACGAAACAGAATATCTTTCTTTATACATGGATATGGAAAAACTCCGCCAAAATGAACTGTTTGATTATGAAATACATATTTCTGAAAAAGTAAATAAAAGCTGGGTAATCCCCTCGTTATTAATTCAGCCATTTGTAGAAAACGCCATAAAACATGGAATTTCCGGCTTAAAGAACCGAAAAGGTTTTATCAAAATATCTTTTGACCATACAGACGCTACCCTCTGCATTACGATTGAGGATAATGGTGACGGAATAAAAACCAAAAACGAATCTTTTGCTGAGAATAATTCTTTTGGATTAAAACTGTCCCAAAAAAGAATAGAAACCTTCAAACAGCTTTTCGAAACCAATATTATTTTAGAAATCATTAATCTTTCTGAGAAATACGAAAGACATGGAACACAAATAAAACTTTATATAACGCCATATGAGAACCAAAACACAAATTTGCATCATTGA
- a CDS encoding SDR family NAD(P)-dependent oxidoreductase, with the protein MKTKESYAVVTGASQGLGKAFAENLARKKINVILISLPRQQLKELSRQLEETYQIKAPYYEVDLSVNENVMKLTEWLNDSFEIHILINNAGLGGTKKFVDASPSYINTILQVNVAATSLITHQLLPNLLRQPEAYILNVSSMAAFSPIGFKTVYPASKTFIHSFSRGLHEELKDTNVFVSVVNPGAMKTNIDVCKRIEKQGFLGKLTLLDPNKVAAYCIRQLFKKDSVIMVNPISWLVMKVLPIWIKLPLMTSAIKKEIEA; encoded by the coding sequence ATGAAGACCAAAGAATCATATGCTGTGGTAACAGGGGCAAGTCAGGGACTGGGAAAAGCATTTGCCGAAAACCTTGCGCGGAAAAAGATCAATGTTATTTTAATAAGTCTTCCACGCCAGCAGTTAAAAGAACTTTCCCGGCAGCTTGAAGAGACTTACCAGATCAAAGCACCTTATTATGAGGTAGATCTTTCTGTGAATGAAAATGTAATGAAGCTTACAGAATGGCTTAATGATTCCTTTGAAATTCATATCCTGATTAATAATGCCGGACTTGGAGGAACCAAAAAATTTGTAGATGCCTCACCATCTTATATCAACACAATTCTGCAGGTTAATGTAGCTGCAACTTCATTAATTACCCATCAGCTGCTGCCAAACCTGTTAAGACAGCCGGAAGCCTACATCCTGAATGTATCAAGTATGGCGGCTTTTTCACCAATCGGTTTTAAAACAGTTTATCCTGCCTCCAAAACTTTTATCCACTCATTTTCGAGAGGACTTCATGAAGAGCTGAAGGATACAAACGTTTTTGTAAGCGTTGTTAATCCCGGCGCAATGAAAACCAATATAGACGTTTGCAAAAGAATTGAAAAACAGGGCTTCCTGGGTAAACTTACTCTTCTGGACCCGAATAAAGTAGCTGCCTACTGTATCAGGCAGCTTTTCAAAAAAGATTCCGTTATTATGGTGAATCCTATCAGCTGGCTGGTCATGAAGGTTCTGCCGATATGGATCAAACTTCCTCTGATGACCAGTGCCATAAAAAAAGAAATAGAAGCATGA